One region of Skermanella mucosa genomic DNA includes:
- a CDS encoding DUF2092 domain-containing protein, whose amino-acid sequence MRIARWPAWAVLCISLMFGPVVAAEEPPVDEPAAKEQSLDEQLLDETSSDDAPMDARALGILDLMAETLAQAQGFSVTIQAGYDVIQDTGQKIEFGERRKVALSRPDRLRVEVEESDGTQALVFFDGKAITVFSPGENVYGQIEKAGTVDDAVRYVIQDLGMRLPLALLLVTTLPDEFEQRLESIDYVERNTLTRVPTDHLAGRSADVDFELWVAAGDTPLPQRVSITYKNEEGAPQYRAEFSDWKLDPDLSKVDLAFRPPEGAEAIPFVVRVRRSGTDQPSMTGEAPADGMPAASGSMEGLPK is encoded by the coding sequence GAGGAACCGCCGGTCGATGAACCGGCAGCCAAAGAACAGTCACTCGACGAACAGCTACTCGACGAGACGTCATCCGATGACGCGCCGATGGACGCCCGGGCGTTGGGCATTCTCGATCTCATGGCCGAGACCTTGGCTCAGGCTCAGGGCTTCAGCGTGACCATCCAGGCCGGCTACGACGTCATCCAGGACACGGGCCAAAAGATCGAGTTCGGCGAACGGCGCAAGGTCGCACTGAGCCGTCCCGACCGGCTGCGGGTCGAGGTTGAGGAGAGCGACGGGACGCAGGCCCTGGTGTTCTTCGATGGCAAGGCGATAACCGTGTTCAGTCCCGGTGAGAACGTCTACGGACAGATCGAGAAGGCGGGCACCGTGGACGACGCGGTGCGCTACGTGATCCAGGATCTGGGCATGCGGCTGCCGCTGGCACTGCTGCTGGTCACCACGCTGCCGGACGAGTTTGAGCAGCGGCTTGAGTCGATAGACTACGTGGAGCGCAACACGCTCACCCGGGTGCCGACCGACCATCTGGCGGGCCGGAGCGCCGATGTGGACTTCGAACTCTGGGTTGCCGCCGGCGATACGCCCCTGCCGCAACGGGTGTCGATCACCTACAAGAACGAAGAGGGTGCGCCGCAGTACCGGGCCGAGTTCTCGGACTGGAAGTTGGATCCGGACCTCTCGAAGGTGGACCTCGCTTTCCGCCCGCCGGAGGGTGCCGAAGCCATCCCGTTCGTGGTCCGGGTTCGCCGGTCCGGGACGGATCAGCCGTCCATGACCGGTGAAGCACCAGCCGACGGAATGCCGGCAGCGTCCGGCAGCATGGAAGGTTTACCGAAATGA